One Cloacibacillus sp. genomic window carries:
- a CDS encoding diguanylate cyclase, whose product MPEERNAGTSSRSAAGQIEIIVGSIKDLLAQRDFESSISVTLRRMIDYFQSDRAYIFEIDWENDLLRNTYEECANGVSAQITELCALPLSVISAWIEYFNKEKTTLHIRDVDKIPTARKNEREVLKAQGIKELYVTPFFFDGRLSGFLGIDDPAEHVRDVNVLTTLSYFIFTEMAKEREHRKKTEAVENYQRLLSNIPGGIVLIEVTDGLARPTYFSDGFCRMMEMSEGEAFSHFGGLGAHSVIFPDDRKRVYAEFTANYVAHEDFSLTFRIKNRQAQYKWVQINASVLYDDGCGKVSYYLVCTDVSAEKEAQARLERTEEYYRAALSNSDIDMWEYDLKRRCIVKGNTILKGKNAWETIEAVPESQIKSGDIHPGSVEVYRSLYRRLHEGAKDPSADVRVRREDGVGWRWARIKYTTPPDGEDSARCVVAVVTDVTEQKNAEMRYENELKRRDTVYSDALTLSVQLNLTTGVVEYASDVYASLLPPDRNFDEMLLRVVELIPNRQQRADFLAKFASRSLTTAYNRGDTTLEYEYQKTVAENTVRWVRTTARMLVRPGTNEIIVFFTLNDTHDEHMSKELLNCVAQEDYEYVAYIDAPHNSYVMFASFGKNGTPLPPPTGDDYYREITLYAEKFVVEEEVSAVIQMMGTDFVISQLESGETFEFTAHVKETNGDVRLKKLKYSYMDRENKILRLSRVDITDIYEQLTENQRLRELSQRDGLTGLYNKKHFCVMLETAVALSCEKWLFFIDIDNFKGVNDVLGHMTGDQALRDTAATLREVFSETGMIGRFGGDEFFVLLTEVSEEEALAKAREVCQSLKKSYGRGKKRLEISGSVGLCKMTASLSPENALKHADEALYRAKALGKGRFVLYR is encoded by the coding sequence ATGCCTGAAGAGAGAAACGCCGGAACCTCGTCCCGCAGCGCCGCCGGTCAGATAGAGATAATCGTCGGCAGCATAAAAGATCTGTTGGCGCAGAGAGATTTTGAATCTTCGATAAGCGTGACTCTTAGAAGGATGATAGATTACTTTCAGAGCGACCGCGCCTATATCTTTGAAATAGACTGGGAGAACGACCTGCTGCGCAACACCTACGAGGAGTGCGCAAACGGCGTTTCCGCTCAGATAACGGAGCTCTGCGCTCTTCCGCTTTCCGTCATATCCGCGTGGATAGAATACTTCAATAAAGAGAAAACGACGCTGCACATCAGGGACGTCGACAAGATCCCAACGGCGCGAAAAAATGAGCGCGAGGTGCTGAAGGCTCAGGGGATAAAGGAGCTTTACGTGACGCCCTTTTTCTTTGACGGCAGGCTGAGCGGCTTTCTTGGGATAGACGACCCGGCGGAACACGTCCGCGACGTGAACGTGCTTACGACGCTCAGCTACTTCATCTTCACAGAGATGGCAAAGGAGCGCGAACACCGGAAAAAGACGGAGGCGGTGGAGAACTATCAGCGGCTGCTATCCAACATTCCCGGAGGCATAGTGCTGATAGAGGTGACGGACGGCTTAGCGCGCCCCACCTATTTCAGCGACGGTTTCTGCCGTATGATGGAAATGAGCGAGGGCGAAGCCTTTTCCCATTTCGGAGGCCTCGGCGCGCACTCGGTGATTTTTCCCGACGACAGAAAGCGCGTCTATGCGGAATTTACGGCAAACTATGTGGCGCACGAAGATTTCAGCTTGACCTTCCGCATCAAGAACCGTCAGGCGCAGTATAAATGGGTGCAGATAAACGCAAGCGTCTTGTATGACGACGGCTGCGGAAAGGTCTCCTATTATCTGGTCTGCACTGACGTCTCCGCGGAAAAAGAGGCGCAGGCGCGGCTTGAGCGCACCGAGGAATATTACAGGGCGGCGCTCTCAAACAGCGACATCGACATGTGGGAGTACGACCTAAAGCGGCGCTGCATCGTAAAGGGCAACACTATTTTAAAGGGAAAGAACGCGTGGGAGACGATAGAAGCGGTCCCGGAAAGCCAGATAAAAAGCGGCGACATCCACCCCGGGAGCGTGGAAGTTTACCGAAGCCTCTACAGGCGGCTGCACGAAGGCGCAAAGGACCCAAGCGCCGACGTGCGGGTGCGCCGTGAGGACGGCGTCGGCTGGCGCTGGGCGCGCATAAAATATACGACGCCGCCGGATGGAGAGGATAGCGCGCGGTGCGTGGTGGCGGTCGTAACAGACGTCACTGAGCAGAAAAACGCGGAAATGCGCTATGAAAACGAGCTGAAACGCCGCGACACCGTATATTCGGACGCTTTGACGCTCTCCGTGCAGCTAAACCTGACGACGGGCGTCGTTGAGTACGCCTCGGACGTCTACGCGTCGCTGCTGCCGCCGGACAGAAATTTTGACGAAATGCTGCTGCGCGTTGTGGAACTTATCCCGAACCGGCAGCAGAGGGCTGACTTCCTTGCGAAATTCGCGAGCCGTTCTTTGACGACCGCGTACAACAGGGGAGATACGACGCTCGAATACGAATATCAAAAGACCGTAGCCGAAAACACCGTAAGATGGGTGCGCACGACGGCGAGGATGCTGGTGCGTCCAGGCACGAATGAAATAATCGTCTTCTTCACGCTGAACGATACGCACGACGAGCACATGTCGAAGGAACTGCTCAACTGCGTCGCGCAGGAGGATTATGAGTATGTGGCCTACATCGACGCGCCGCACAACAGCTATGTGATGTTCGCCTCGTTCGGAAAAAACGGCACGCCGCTGCCGCCCCCCACAGGAGACGATTACTACCGGGAGATAACGCTCTACGCGGAAAAGTTTGTCGTGGAGGAGGAGGTCTCCGCGGTCATACAGATGATGGGGACTGATTTTGTCATCAGTCAGCTCGAAAGCGGAGAGACCTTCGAGTTTACGGCGCACGTCAAAGAGACGAACGGCGACGTGCGGCTCAAAAAATTAAAATACTCGTATATGGACAGGGAGAATAAGATACTGCGCCTAAGCCGCGTAGATATAACCGACATCTACGAGCAGTTGACGGAAAATCAGCGGCTGCGCGAGCTCTCTCAGAGGGACGGGCTTACCGGGCTTTATAATAAAAAACACTTCTGCGTGATGCTTGAGACCGCCGTCGCGCTCTCCTGCGAAAAATGGCTCTTCTTCATTGATATAGATAATTTTAAAGGTGTAAACGACGTGCTGGGCCACATGACGGGCGACCAAGCGCTGCGCGACACTGCGGCAACGCTCCGCGAGGTTTTCAGCGAGACCGGCATGATCGGGCGCTTCGGCGGGGACGAGTTTTTCGTGCTTCTGACGGAGGTTTCCGAGGAGGAGGCGCTGGCGAAGGCGCGGGAGGTCTGCCAAAGTTTGAAAAAATCTTACGGCAGGGGTAAAAAGCGGCTCGAAATATCGGGGAGCGTCGGCCTTTGTAAAATGACGGCCAGCCTTTCGCCGGAGAACGCGTTAAAACACGCGGACGAGGCGCTTTACAGGGCC